In Propionimicrobium sp. PCR01-08-3, one DNA window encodes the following:
- a CDS encoding phospholipid scramblase-related protein: MNLKVQEQVASLGLQSQQISAPVGPLFTEPILVVNQKPKLFEAKAEYSIFDQYGLQIGAVRQVGENLMRKALAVTPERNRARKLEILDHGDRVVFRLVRPAKSVKSSFSVSAGDGSRIGEIVQENTPMLGGIVRGAVGLMDRFSPVNLERKIGQLGYVRFSLMANDEILGSIQLEDTEEWDFRIQDADGVEIARITRTWAGFAKEMFTKADNYVVQIHRPLEGSLRSLVIAAAVAVDTVFRQDSN, from the coding sequence ATGAACTTGAAGGTGCAAGAGCAGGTGGCTTCACTCGGCCTACAGTCTCAACAGATTTCGGCGCCCGTGGGTCCGCTGTTCACCGAGCCGATTCTGGTGGTCAACCAAAAGCCCAAACTGTTCGAGGCCAAAGCGGAGTACTCGATCTTTGACCAGTACGGCCTACAGATCGGCGCGGTCAGACAAGTCGGCGAAAACCTCATGCGGAAGGCGCTGGCTGTGACACCGGAGCGGAACCGCGCTCGCAAGCTAGAGATTCTGGATCATGGCGACCGGGTGGTCTTTAGGCTTGTGCGCCCCGCGAAGAGCGTCAAATCCAGCTTCAGTGTCTCGGCTGGTGATGGCTCCCGGATCGGGGAGATTGTGCAGGAGAACACGCCTATGCTCGGTGGGATCGTGCGGGGAGCAGTGGGTCTAATGGACCGGTTCTCCCCGGTGAATCTGGAGAGGAAAATCGGGCAGCTTGGCTATGTCCGGTTCAGCCTGATGGCGAACGATGAGATTTTGGGATCAATCCAACTTGAAGACACCGAGGAGTGGGACTTCCGGATTCAGGATGCGGATGGCGTTGAGATCGCCCGGATTACCAGGACCTGGGCCGGTTTCGCCAAGGAAATGTTCACGAAGGCCGACAACTACGTCGTGCAGATTCACCGGCCACTGGAAGGCTCGTTGCGGTCGTTGGTGATCGCCGCTGCGGTCGCTGTCGACACCGTATTCCGGCAGGACAGCAACTGA